From Scylla paramamosain isolate STU-SP2022 chromosome 18, ASM3559412v1, whole genome shotgun sequence, one genomic window encodes:
- the LOC135109027 gene encoding protein PRRC1-like isoform X4, protein MQENSSGGFEVVDKMATVPDPSAPSSSVLTNVAPPSALPSFLTSPLPSATPPASSVPPESFPQSSFIAPSPGKSVPLPPSASVSHPHGPSIPFTSPASPTTNSAIPAPRSPSVPLSGSSAVSHPEMAFPYSANPGIGISPPGKEPSSSTFVPSEVSPFPAPPPMSLQSHSAEPTMESQSAQVPQPINMSSPVTSQPQPPNSAGSADATASVDLGSPGVVASAKKEEGRGWFGWIRGTVSNVGHRVAERAKTSMDSMITTLDPQMKEFLHSGGDMDIIVASDKEVKVGAIREAFQMSFGKATVCGMKAEAQGIAAQPVGFEAALSSAEGRINYLRSTGQIHPQHPIVAVENFIVELHSDCWFDLGLLLLDDPGEDVLLQTYTQVTPVPPDFVNQARIATPEDYPLKESGFAVTIGQIASQNLQVHHSMWQEALTGVSRREALVLAGRTLAGLYRSRLPTYH, encoded by the exons ATGCAAGAAAACAGCAGTGGAGGGTTTGAGGTTGTAGACAAGATGGCCACTGTACCAG atCCATCAGCACCAAGCAGTTCAGTGCTGACCAATGTGGCACCTCCATCAGCACTTCCCTCCTTTTTAACCTCTCCACTCCCATCTGCcactcctcctgcttcctctgTCCCCCCAGAATCATTTCCCCAAAGTTCTTTCATTGCTCCCTCTCCTGGAAaatctgttcctcttcctcctagtgCATCAGTTTCTCACCCTCATGGTCCATCTATTCCTTTCACTtctcctgcctctcccactACTAACTCAGCAATTCCTGCCCCAAGAAgtccctctgtccctctgtctggCAGTTCTGCTGTTTCCCATCCTGAAATGGCCTTTCCTTATTCAGCTAATCCTGGCATTGGCATTTCACCTCCAGGGAAAGAACCCTCAAGCAGTACTTTTGTGCCTTCAGAAgtctctccttttcctgctcctcctcccatgtCATTACAAAGCCACTCTGCAGAGCCCACCATGGAATCACAGTCAGCTCAGGTACCTCAGCCAATCAACATGTCAAGTCCTGTCACCAGTCAGCCACAGCCCCCAAACAG TGCTGGTAGTGCAGATGCCACTGCTTCTGTTGACCTTGGTTCACCTGGTGTGGTGGCATCTgctaagaaagaggaaggtcgTGGCTGGTTTGGCTGGATTCGTGGCACCGTATCCAATGTGGGGCATCGTGTAGCAGAGCGAGCCAAGACTTCCATGGACTCAATGATTACTACCCTCGATCCCCAGATGAAGGAATTTTTAC ATTCTGGTGGAGACATGGATATTATTGTTGCATCTGACAAAGAAGTCAAAGTTGGTGCAATCAGGGAAGCCTTCCAGATGAGTTTTGGAAAAGCCACAGTATG TGGCATGAAGGCCGAGGCACAAGGAATAGCAGCTCAGCCAGTTGGATTTGAAGCAGCACTCAGCTCTGCCGAGGGGAGGATCAATTACCTCAGATCCACAGGACAGATCCATCCTCAACATCCCATTGTTGCTGTGGAAAACTTCATTGTGGAATTGCACTCTGACTG TTGGTTTGACCTTGGCTTGCTGCTTCTGGATGATCCCGGAGAAGATGTCCTTCTGCAGACTTACACACAA GTCACCCCAGTGCCACCAGACTTTGTGAACCAGGCCCGCATTGCCACTCCAGAGGATTATCCTCTCAAGGAGTCAGGGTTTGCGGTCACTATTGGTCAGATTGCCAGTCAGAACCTTCAG GTGCATCACAGCATGTGGCAGGAAGCTCTCACTGGAGTGTCAAGAAGGGAGGCATTGGTGCTTGCTGGACGCACCTTGGCAGGTCTTTACAGGTCTCGTTTGCCTACTTACCACTAG
- the LOC135109027 gene encoding protein PRRC1-like isoform X3 → MQENSSGGFEVVDKMATVPDPSAPSSSVLTNVAPPSALPSFLTSPLPSATPPASSVPPESFPQSSFIAPSPGKSVPLPPSASVSHPHGPSIPFTSPASPTTNSAIPAPRSPSVPLSGSSAVSHPEMAFPYSANPGIGISPPGKEPSSSTFVPSEVSPFPAPPPMSLQSHSAEPTMESQSAQVPQPINMSSPVTSQPQPPNSSAGSADATASVDLGSPGVVASAKKEEGRGWFGWIRGTVSNVGHRVAERAKTSMDSMITTLDPQMKEFLHSGGDMDIIVASDKEVKVGAIREAFQMSFGKATVCGMKAEAQGIAAQPVGFEAALSSAEGRINYLRSTGQIHPQHPIVAVENFIVELHSDCWFDLGLLLLDDPGEDVLLQTYTQVTPVPPDFVNQARIATPEDYPLKESGFAVTIGQIASQNLQVHHSMWQEALTGVSRREALVLAGRTLAGLYRSRLPTYH, encoded by the exons ATGCAAGAAAACAGCAGTGGAGGGTTTGAGGTTGTAGACAAGATGGCCACTGTACCAG atCCATCAGCACCAAGCAGTTCAGTGCTGACCAATGTGGCACCTCCATCAGCACTTCCCTCCTTTTTAACCTCTCCACTCCCATCTGCcactcctcctgcttcctctgTCCCCCCAGAATCATTTCCCCAAAGTTCTTTCATTGCTCCCTCTCCTGGAAaatctgttcctcttcctcctagtgCATCAGTTTCTCACCCTCATGGTCCATCTATTCCTTTCACTtctcctgcctctcccactACTAACTCAGCAATTCCTGCCCCAAGAAgtccctctgtccctctgtctggCAGTTCTGCTGTTTCCCATCCTGAAATGGCCTTTCCTTATTCAGCTAATCCTGGCATTGGCATTTCACCTCCAGGGAAAGAACCCTCAAGCAGTACTTTTGTGCCTTCAGAAgtctctccttttcctgctcctcctcccatgtCATTACAAAGCCACTCTGCAGAGCCCACCATGGAATCACAGTCAGCTCAGGTACCTCAGCCAATCAACATGTCAAGTCCTGTCACCAGTCAGCCACAGCCCCCAAACAG CAGTGCTGGTAGTGCAGATGCCACTGCTTCTGTTGACCTTGGTTCACCTGGTGTGGTGGCATCTgctaagaaagaggaaggtcgTGGCTGGTTTGGCTGGATTCGTGGCACCGTATCCAATGTGGGGCATCGTGTAGCAGAGCGAGCCAAGACTTCCATGGACTCAATGATTACTACCCTCGATCCCCAGATGAAGGAATTTTTAC ATTCTGGTGGAGACATGGATATTATTGTTGCATCTGACAAAGAAGTCAAAGTTGGTGCAATCAGGGAAGCCTTCCAGATGAGTTTTGGAAAAGCCACAGTATG TGGCATGAAGGCCGAGGCACAAGGAATAGCAGCTCAGCCAGTTGGATTTGAAGCAGCACTCAGCTCTGCCGAGGGGAGGATCAATTACCTCAGATCCACAGGACAGATCCATCCTCAACATCCCATTGTTGCTGTGGAAAACTTCATTGTGGAATTGCACTCTGACTG TTGGTTTGACCTTGGCTTGCTGCTTCTGGATGATCCCGGAGAAGATGTCCTTCTGCAGACTTACACACAA GTCACCCCAGTGCCACCAGACTTTGTGAACCAGGCCCGCATTGCCACTCCAGAGGATTATCCTCTCAAGGAGTCAGGGTTTGCGGTCACTATTGGTCAGATTGCCAGTCAGAACCTTCAG GTGCATCACAGCATGTGGCAGGAAGCTCTCACTGGAGTGTCAAGAAGGGAGGCATTGGTGCTTGCTGGACGCACCTTGGCAGGTCTTTACAGGTCTCGTTTGCCTACTTACCACTAG
- the LOC135109027 gene encoding protein PRRC1-like isoform X1, whose product MNTQDILHQAQDVFDRVTHRSSPLLPVRIERGHDPSAPSSSVLTNVAPPSALPSFLTSPLPSATPPASSVPPESFPQSSFIAPSPGKSVPLPPSASVSHPHGPSIPFTSPASPTTNSAIPAPRSPSVPLSGSSAVSHPEMAFPYSANPGIGISPPGKEPSSSTFVPSEVSPFPAPPPMSLQSHSAEPTMESQSAQVPQPINMSSPVTSQPQPPNSSAGSADATASVDLGSPGVVASAKKEEGRGWFGWIRGTVSNVGHRVAERAKTSMDSMITTLDPQMKEFLHSGGDMDIIVASDKEVKVGAIREAFQMSFGKATVCGMKAEAQGIAAQPVGFEAALSSAEGRINYLRSTGQIHPQHPIVAVENFIVELHSDCWFDLGLLLLDDPGEDVLLQTYTQVTPVPPDFVNQARIATPEDYPLKESGFAVTIGQIASQNLQVHHSMWQEALTGVSRREALVLAGRTLAGLYRSRLPTYH is encoded by the exons ATGAACACACAAGACATCCTCCACCAGGCACAAGATGTTTTTGACAGAGTTACTCACCGCTCGTCTCCACTCCTCCCAGTCCGCATTGAACGTGGACATG atCCATCAGCACCAAGCAGTTCAGTGCTGACCAATGTGGCACCTCCATCAGCACTTCCCTCCTTTTTAACCTCTCCACTCCCATCTGCcactcctcctgcttcctctgTCCCCCCAGAATCATTTCCCCAAAGTTCTTTCATTGCTCCCTCTCCTGGAAaatctgttcctcttcctcctagtgCATCAGTTTCTCACCCTCATGGTCCATCTATTCCTTTCACTtctcctgcctctcccactACTAACTCAGCAATTCCTGCCCCAAGAAgtccctctgtccctctgtctggCAGTTCTGCTGTTTCCCATCCTGAAATGGCCTTTCCTTATTCAGCTAATCCTGGCATTGGCATTTCACCTCCAGGGAAAGAACCCTCAAGCAGTACTTTTGTGCCTTCAGAAgtctctccttttcctgctcctcctcccatgtCATTACAAAGCCACTCTGCAGAGCCCACCATGGAATCACAGTCAGCTCAGGTACCTCAGCCAATCAACATGTCAAGTCCTGTCACCAGTCAGCCACAGCCCCCAAACAG CAGTGCTGGTAGTGCAGATGCCACTGCTTCTGTTGACCTTGGTTCACCTGGTGTGGTGGCATCTgctaagaaagaggaaggtcgTGGCTGGTTTGGCTGGATTCGTGGCACCGTATCCAATGTGGGGCATCGTGTAGCAGAGCGAGCCAAGACTTCCATGGACTCAATGATTACTACCCTCGATCCCCAGATGAAGGAATTTTTAC ATTCTGGTGGAGACATGGATATTATTGTTGCATCTGACAAAGAAGTCAAAGTTGGTGCAATCAGGGAAGCCTTCCAGATGAGTTTTGGAAAAGCCACAGTATG TGGCATGAAGGCCGAGGCACAAGGAATAGCAGCTCAGCCAGTTGGATTTGAAGCAGCACTCAGCTCTGCCGAGGGGAGGATCAATTACCTCAGATCCACAGGACAGATCCATCCTCAACATCCCATTGTTGCTGTGGAAAACTTCATTGTGGAATTGCACTCTGACTG TTGGTTTGACCTTGGCTTGCTGCTTCTGGATGATCCCGGAGAAGATGTCCTTCTGCAGACTTACACACAA GTCACCCCAGTGCCACCAGACTTTGTGAACCAGGCCCGCATTGCCACTCCAGAGGATTATCCTCTCAAGGAGTCAGGGTTTGCGGTCACTATTGGTCAGATTGCCAGTCAGAACCTTCAG GTGCATCACAGCATGTGGCAGGAAGCTCTCACTGGAGTGTCAAGAAGGGAGGCATTGGTGCTTGCTGGACGCACCTTGGCAGGTCTTTACAGGTCTCGTTTGCCTACTTACCACTAG
- the LOC135109027 gene encoding protein PRRC1-like isoform X2, with translation MNTQDILHQAQDVFDRVTHRSSPLLPVRIERGHDPSAPSSSVLTNVAPPSALPSFLTSPLPSATPPASSVPPESFPQSSFIAPSPGKSVPLPPSASVSHPHGPSIPFTSPASPTTNSAIPAPRSPSVPLSGSSAVSHPEMAFPYSANPGIGISPPGKEPSSSTFVPSEVSPFPAPPPMSLQSHSAEPTMESQSAQVPQPINMSSPVTSQPQPPNSAGSADATASVDLGSPGVVASAKKEEGRGWFGWIRGTVSNVGHRVAERAKTSMDSMITTLDPQMKEFLHSGGDMDIIVASDKEVKVGAIREAFQMSFGKATVCGMKAEAQGIAAQPVGFEAALSSAEGRINYLRSTGQIHPQHPIVAVENFIVELHSDCWFDLGLLLLDDPGEDVLLQTYTQVTPVPPDFVNQARIATPEDYPLKESGFAVTIGQIASQNLQVHHSMWQEALTGVSRREALVLAGRTLAGLYRSRLPTYH, from the exons ATGAACACACAAGACATCCTCCACCAGGCACAAGATGTTTTTGACAGAGTTACTCACCGCTCGTCTCCACTCCTCCCAGTCCGCATTGAACGTGGACATG atCCATCAGCACCAAGCAGTTCAGTGCTGACCAATGTGGCACCTCCATCAGCACTTCCCTCCTTTTTAACCTCTCCACTCCCATCTGCcactcctcctgcttcctctgTCCCCCCAGAATCATTTCCCCAAAGTTCTTTCATTGCTCCCTCTCCTGGAAaatctgttcctcttcctcctagtgCATCAGTTTCTCACCCTCATGGTCCATCTATTCCTTTCACTtctcctgcctctcccactACTAACTCAGCAATTCCTGCCCCAAGAAgtccctctgtccctctgtctggCAGTTCTGCTGTTTCCCATCCTGAAATGGCCTTTCCTTATTCAGCTAATCCTGGCATTGGCATTTCACCTCCAGGGAAAGAACCCTCAAGCAGTACTTTTGTGCCTTCAGAAgtctctccttttcctgctcctcctcccatgtCATTACAAAGCCACTCTGCAGAGCCCACCATGGAATCACAGTCAGCTCAGGTACCTCAGCCAATCAACATGTCAAGTCCTGTCACCAGTCAGCCACAGCCCCCAAACAG TGCTGGTAGTGCAGATGCCACTGCTTCTGTTGACCTTGGTTCACCTGGTGTGGTGGCATCTgctaagaaagaggaaggtcgTGGCTGGTTTGGCTGGATTCGTGGCACCGTATCCAATGTGGGGCATCGTGTAGCAGAGCGAGCCAAGACTTCCATGGACTCAATGATTACTACCCTCGATCCCCAGATGAAGGAATTTTTAC ATTCTGGTGGAGACATGGATATTATTGTTGCATCTGACAAAGAAGTCAAAGTTGGTGCAATCAGGGAAGCCTTCCAGATGAGTTTTGGAAAAGCCACAGTATG TGGCATGAAGGCCGAGGCACAAGGAATAGCAGCTCAGCCAGTTGGATTTGAAGCAGCACTCAGCTCTGCCGAGGGGAGGATCAATTACCTCAGATCCACAGGACAGATCCATCCTCAACATCCCATTGTTGCTGTGGAAAACTTCATTGTGGAATTGCACTCTGACTG TTGGTTTGACCTTGGCTTGCTGCTTCTGGATGATCCCGGAGAAGATGTCCTTCTGCAGACTTACACACAA GTCACCCCAGTGCCACCAGACTTTGTGAACCAGGCCCGCATTGCCACTCCAGAGGATTATCCTCTCAAGGAGTCAGGGTTTGCGGTCACTATTGGTCAGATTGCCAGTCAGAACCTTCAG GTGCATCACAGCATGTGGCAGGAAGCTCTCACTGGAGTGTCAAGAAGGGAGGCATTGGTGCTTGCTGGACGCACCTTGGCAGGTCTTTACAGGTCTCGTTTGCCTACTTACCACTAG
- the LOC135109027 gene encoding protein PRRC1-like isoform X5, protein MNTQDILHQAQDVFDRVTHRSSPLLPVRIERGHDPSAPSSSVLTNVAPPSALPSFLTSPLPSATPPASSVPPESFPQSSFIAPSPGKSVPLPPSASVSHPHGPSIPFTSPASPTTNSAIPAPRSPSVPLSGSSAVSHPEMAFPYSANPGIGISPPGKEPSSSTFVPSEVSPFPAPPPMSLQSHSAEPTMESQSAQVPQPINMSSPVTSQPQPPNSSAGSADATASVDLGSPGVVASAKKEEGRGWFGWIRGTVSNVGHRVAERAKTSMDSMITTLDPQMKEFLHSGGDMDIIVASDKEVKVGAIREAFQMSFGKATVCGMKAEAQGIAAQPVGFEAALSSAEGRINYLRSTGQIHPQHPIVAVENFIVELHSD, encoded by the exons ATGAACACACAAGACATCCTCCACCAGGCACAAGATGTTTTTGACAGAGTTACTCACCGCTCGTCTCCACTCCTCCCAGTCCGCATTGAACGTGGACATG atCCATCAGCACCAAGCAGTTCAGTGCTGACCAATGTGGCACCTCCATCAGCACTTCCCTCCTTTTTAACCTCTCCACTCCCATCTGCcactcctcctgcttcctctgTCCCCCCAGAATCATTTCCCCAAAGTTCTTTCATTGCTCCCTCTCCTGGAAaatctgttcctcttcctcctagtgCATCAGTTTCTCACCCTCATGGTCCATCTATTCCTTTCACTtctcctgcctctcccactACTAACTCAGCAATTCCTGCCCCAAGAAgtccctctgtccctctgtctggCAGTTCTGCTGTTTCCCATCCTGAAATGGCCTTTCCTTATTCAGCTAATCCTGGCATTGGCATTTCACCTCCAGGGAAAGAACCCTCAAGCAGTACTTTTGTGCCTTCAGAAgtctctccttttcctgctcctcctcccatgtCATTACAAAGCCACTCTGCAGAGCCCACCATGGAATCACAGTCAGCTCAGGTACCTCAGCCAATCAACATGTCAAGTCCTGTCACCAGTCAGCCACAGCCCCCAAACAG CAGTGCTGGTAGTGCAGATGCCACTGCTTCTGTTGACCTTGGTTCACCTGGTGTGGTGGCATCTgctaagaaagaggaaggtcgTGGCTGGTTTGGCTGGATTCGTGGCACCGTATCCAATGTGGGGCATCGTGTAGCAGAGCGAGCCAAGACTTCCATGGACTCAATGATTACTACCCTCGATCCCCAGATGAAGGAATTTTTAC ATTCTGGTGGAGACATGGATATTATTGTTGCATCTGACAAAGAAGTCAAAGTTGGTGCAATCAGGGAAGCCTTCCAGATGAGTTTTGGAAAAGCCACAGTATG TGGCATGAAGGCCGAGGCACAAGGAATAGCAGCTCAGCCAGTTGGATTTGAAGCAGCACTCAGCTCTGCCGAGGGGAGGATCAATTACCTCAGATCCACAGGACAGATCCATCCTCAACATCCCATTGTTGCTGTGGAAAACTTCATTGTGGAATTGCACTCTGACTG A